The following coding sequences lie in one Dehalococcoidales bacterium genomic window:
- a CDS encoding helicase associated domain-containing protein has product IHYVLKQHQYDPTDIQVDAMNDYLKALLLVLILEDEFRPVEIQAKNPGTKKSITIKTDLLAEAVGYDTSKKLRIVQAVTDALVQYDTPGPREAMKVVVETLEQEEVTHPKLPLGVAAKQILKMFQRKNRQTVLRKITKDTNRFGVHELDLDLIQQHPLAWLQYGTEAMGLGTFARLRVALQNVNDKQWELTFEGVKQWKKQHDKFPSQKSKDPEERELGLWIRTQKVNYRQGNLSPDRIKKLESIPGWNWGTSHKDGWELTFEGVKQWKKQHDKFPSQKSKDTEERKLGLWIRRQKVNYRQGNLSPDRIKKLESIPGWNWGTSRVRRFKPLPSYHSTSKKVRARQESVIDVYRNVFGRKKLPKGKQYWSMCAVCIGPDGDVLPKSELHQIIEAGLIQPQQFHGVDQDKNIYKTNQRYEHATWYHDDFYSAVSTAADGPDFNPGIVNVDTLLEPKRGVDLFCRVLERLRDVRGVLFVGNFVTQDRWHSYTVDDVVERINQHPRFQEVAHTLRWKPDGAFYHYRGSAKKGRTKMCSVLLWRR; this is encoded by the coding sequence ATTCACTACGTGCTGAAGCAGCACCAGTATGATCCCACGGACATCCAGGTAGACGCTATGAATGACTACCTGAAGGCGCTGTTGCTCGTGTTGATCTTAGAGGACGAATTCAGGCCCGTAGAGATCCAAGCCAAGAATCCTGGCACCAAAAAATCCATCACGATCAAAACGGACTTGTTGGCCGAGGCCGTGGGGTACGACACCAGCAAAAAGTTACGGATCGTACAGGCCGTAACAGATGCGTTGGTCCAGTACGACACCCCCGGACCACGCGAAGCCATGAAGGTCGTGGTAGAGACGTTAGAACAGGAAGAGGTGACGCATCCTAAATTACCGTTAGGCGTGGCGGCGAAGCAGATCCTAAAGATGTTTCAGCGAAAGAATCGCCAGACGGTGCTGCGCAAAATCACCAAGGACACCAATAGATTTGGCGTGCATGAGTTGGATCTGGATCTGATCCAGCAGCACCCGCTGGCGTGGCTCCAGTACGGCACCGAGGCCATGGGGTTGGGGACGTTTGCGCGTCTGCGAGTCGCATTGCAAAACGTGAACGATAAGCAGTGGGAGCTTACGTTTGAGGGGGTAAAGCAGTGGAAAAAGCAGCACGATAAATTTCCTAGTCAAAAAAGCAAAGATCCAGAAGAACGTGAGTTAGGTTTATGGATCCGTACACAAAAAGTAAACTACAGACAAGGAAACCTTTCTCCAGATAGAATCAAAAAGTTAGAGAGTATTCCTGGTTGGAATTGGGGTACTTCTCATAAGGACGGTTGGGAGCTTACGTTTGAGGGGGTAAAGCAGTGGAAAAAGCAGCACGATAAATTTCCTAGTCAAAAAAGCAAAGATACAGAAGAACGTAAGTTAGGTTTATGGATTCGTAGACAAAAAGTAAACTACAGACAAGGAAACCTTTCTCCAGATAGAATCAAAAAGTTAGAGAGTATTCCTGGTTGGAATTGGGGTACTTCTCGTGTGCGCAGATTTAAACCATTACCCTCTTATCATAGTACGTCTAAAAAGGTCCGTGCACGACAAGAGTCCGTCATTGACGTCTACCGCAATGTATTTGGGCGCAAGAAACTGCCCAAGGGCAAGCAGTACTGGAGCATGTGTGCAGTTTGCATAGGCCCTGATGGTGACGTACTGCCCAAGTCTGAGCTACACCAGATTATTGAAGCGGGTTTGATCCAACCACAGCAATTCCACGGGGTAGACCAAGACAAAAATATATACAAGACCAACCAGCGGTATGAACACGCGACTTGGTACCACGACGACTTCTACTCTGCTGTTTCTACTGCCGCTGATGGTCCTGATTTCAACCCTGGCATCGTGAACGTCGACACGCTGCTGGAACCCAAGCGTGGTGTGGATCTATTCTGTCGCGTGCTAGAACGCCTGCGTGATGTGCGTGGTGTTTTGTTCGTTGGCAACTTCGTCACGCAGGATCGTTGGCATAGCTACACCGTAGATGACGTAGTGGAACGGATCAACCAGCACCCACGCTTCCAAGAGGTCGCCCATACCCTACGGTGGAAGCCGGACGGCGCCTTCTACCATTACCGTGGATCTGCTAAGAAGGGCCGCACGAAGATGTGTTCTGTATTGTTGTGGCGGAGATAA